The Engystomops pustulosus chromosome 1, aEngPut4.maternal, whole genome shotgun sequence genome has a window encoding:
- the LOC140106434 gene encoding olfactory receptor 10A7-like, with amino-acid sequence MRATNYKFPENQSNIHEFILLGFTNFNKNIQLFLFPLFLFIYIFTILGNLTIITVSTLDSLLHTPMYYFLRNLSFLEMCYITVTLPKLLNTFVAKRQTIYFYACCTQMYCFFTLGVTECFLLAVMAYDRFVAICNPLRYFTVMNKKTCFKMATVSWISGNLISLGQTASIFSLPYCGPNLINHFFCDIPPVLKLACTDVSANEIAVSVTGFLVLPLPFSLVLYSYGRIIAAIMRISTNKGRKKVFSTCASHFVSVTLFFGTGAFTYVRVKTSDTPDNDKLLSLLYSVVTPLLNPLIYSLRNQEVKGGLKKLIHKKVGIKETKANVNSSNNE; translated from the coding sequence ATGAGAGCCACAAATTACAAGTTTCCAGAAAATCAGTCCAATATTCACGAGTTCATTCTTTTGGGATTCACCAATTTCAACAAAAATATTCAGTTGTTTCTTTTCCCCCTGTTCCTATTTATCTACATATTCACTATTCTGGGTAACTTAACAATCATCACCGTGTCCACCCTGGATTCCCTACTACACACACCAATGTACTATTTTCTCCGCAATCTGTCATTTCTTGAAATGTGCTACATTACAGTGACCCTCCCAAAACTGCTCAACACCTTTGTGGCCAAGAGGCAGACAATCTATTTTTATGCTTGCTGTACACAGATGTATTGCTTCTTCACGCTTGGGGTCACTGAATGCTTTCTTCTGGCTGTCATGGCATATGACCGCTTTGTAGCCATCTGCAACCCATTAAGATACTTTACAGTAATGAACAAAAAAACTTGCTTTAAAATGGCCACTGTGTCTTGGATCTCTGGCAACCTTATCTCCCTCGGACAGACTGCCTCTATCTTTTCACTTCCTTATTGTGGTCCAAACCTTATTAACCACTTCTTTTGTGACATCCCTCCAGTGCTGAAGTTGGCCTGTACTGATGTTTCTGCTAATGAGATTGCTGTTTCGGTCACTGGTTTTCTTGTCCTACCGTTACCCTTTTCTTTGGTACTTTACTCCTATGGACGCATCATTGCTGCTATTATGCGCATTAGCACCAATAAAGGACGCAAGAAGGTTTTCTCGACCTGTGCCTCacactttgtctctgtgacattATTTTTTGGAACAGGAGCTTTTACATATGTTCGAGTAAAGACTAGTGATACTCCAGATAACGACAAGCTGTTGTCGCTTCTATATAGTGTTGTTACCCCACTTCTAAATCCTCTGATATACAGTTTAAGAAATCAAGAAGTTAAAGGAGGACTTAAAAAACTTATTCATAAAAAAGTAGGAATCAAGGAAACCAAAGCAAATGTTAACTCCAGCAATAATGAGTGA